In Quercus robur chromosome 11, dhQueRobu3.1, whole genome shotgun sequence, the following proteins share a genomic window:
- the LOC126706675 gene encoding DNA repair protein RAD51 homolog codes for MEQQRKQKMAVEEQQQQQHEQVEEMQQGPTPVEQLQAAGIASIDVKKLKDAGLCTVESVAFSPRKELLQIKGISDAKVDKIIEAASKLVPLGFTSASQLHAQRLEIIQITSGSRELDKVLEGGIETGSITEIYGEFRSGKTQLCHTLCVTCQLPLDQGGGEGKAMYIDAEGTFRPQRLLQIAERFGLDGPDVLDNVAYARAYNTDHQSRLLLEAASMMVETRFALMIVDSATALYRTDFSGRGELSARQMHLAKFLRSLQKLADEFGVAVVITNQVVAQVDGSAIFAGPQIKPIGGNIMAHASTTRLALRKGRGDERICKVISSPCLAEAEARFQIAVEGVTDVKD; via the exons ATGGAGCAACAAAGAAAGCAGAAGATGGCAGTTgaggaacaacaacaacaacaacatgaaCAAGTCGAAGAGATGCAACAAGGCCCTACCCCAGTCGAACAACTTCAG GCGGCGGGCATTGCTTCCATTGACGTTAAGAAGCTTAAAGATGCGGGTCTCTGCACTGTTGAATCAGTTGCTTTCTCTCCCAGGAAGGAACTCCTTCAAATCAAAGGAATTAGTGACGCTAAAGTCGACAAGATCATCGAAGCAG CTTCCAAGCTAGTGCCTTTGGGTTTTACTAGTGCTAGCCAACTCCATGCCCAGAGGCTTGAGATCATTCAGATAACATCCGGGTCAAGAGAGCTTGACAAGGTATTGGAAG GAGGAATCGAGACAGGATCTATTACTGAGATATATGGTGAGTTTCGCTCTGGAAAGACTCAGCTGTGTCACACACTCTGTGTCACTTGCCag CTTCCATTAGATCAAGGAGGTGGAGAGGGAAAAGCAATGTACATCGATGCAGAGGGCACATTTAGGCCACAGAGACTCTTACAGATAGCAGAAAG GTTTGGACTGGATGGTCCTGATGTCTTGGATAATGTGGCTTATGCTAGAGCTTATAACACTGATCATCAGTCAAGACTTCTGCTTGAAGCAGCTTCAATGATGGTGGAAACAAG GTTTGCTCTTATGATAGTAGACAGTGCTACTGCTCTCTACAGAACAGATTTCTCTGGAAGGGGAGAACTCTCAGCCCGGCAAATGCATCTTGCGAAGTTTCTCCGGAGCCTTCAGAAATTAGCAGATGAG TTTGGTGTCGCTGTTGTTATTACAAACCAAGTAGTCGCACAAGTCGATGGTTCTGCAATCTTTGCTGGCCCTCAAATCAAGCCTATTGGTGGTAACATTATGGCTCATGCTTCCACAACAAG GCTAGCTCTGCGTAAGGGAAGAGGAGATGAGCGCATCTGTAAAGTAATAAGCTCTCCTTGTTTAGCTGAAGCTGAAGCACGGTTTCAAATTGCTGTAGAAGGTGTAACTGATGTCAAGGACTGA
- the LOC126707136 gene encoding protein FAR1-RELATED SEQUENCE 5-like gives MIIDYANFGDVMTFDTTYGTNKELRLLGVFTDFNHHRELTVFGAALLYDETVDSYKWLFESFVVAHVGKRPKTIVTDQAPAMAKALNEVMPNTYCRLYTWHIMQNGIKHLGNLIEDGSSFLQVFKTCIFVFNDEIEFEKTWEDMIDTYAIHDRSWLDSIYKLKRKWVKCYMKNELTLGMQSTQLNESLNGDLKDYLKSDLDLAEFFAHFDWLGLKNSPLLKQAVQVYTTTIFRMLHDQYDLASTARIKNLKEDLLVHTYTVEFPHKPGEFIVSYDTVDKTFSCSCRKFEIVGILCCHILKVFDSLNVKTILDMYILKRWTREAKSGCILDNRRINVEEDVTLIATQRHRRLCPKLVQLASQAADNEVALL, from the exons ATGATTATTGATTATGCTAATTTTGGTGATGTGATGACATTTGACACTACATATGGTACTAATAAAGAGTTAAGACTATTAGGGGTGTTTACTGATTTCAATCACCATAGAGAATTAACGGTTTTTGGGGCTGCTCTTTTATATGATGAAACGGTGGATTCATATAAGTGGCTTTTTGAAAGCTTTGTAGTTGCACATGTAGGTAAAAGACCTAAAACAATTGTTACAGATCAAGCTCCTGCAATGGCAAAGGCATTGAATGAGGTAATGCCTAACACTTACTGTAGATTATATACTTGGCACATAATGCAAAATGGGATAAAACATTTGGGGAATTTGATTGAAGATggttcttcttttcttcaagtttttaaaacttgtatatttgtgtTTAATGATGAAATTGAGTTTGAAAAAACGTGGGAGGACATGATTGACACTTATGCTATTCATGATCGTAGTTGGTTAGATAGTATCTACAAATTGAAACGAAAATGGGTAAAGTGTTACATGAAGAATGAACTTACATTGGGAATGCAAAGTACCCAACTCAATGAAAGTTTGAATGGAGATTTAAAAGATTACTTGAAATCTGATTTGGATCTAGCAGAATTTTTTGCACATTTTGATTGG TTGGGCTTGAAAAATTCTCCCTTGTTGAAGCAAGCAGTACAAGTGTACACAACTACAATATTTCGAATGCTTCATGATCAGTATGACTTGGCATCAACAGCAAGgataaaaaatctcaaagagGACTTGTTAGTGCATACATACACTGTTGAGTTTCCACATAAGCCTGGTGAGTTCATAGTATCTTATGATACTGTAGATAAGACATTTTCATGTAGTTGTAGAAAGTTTGAAATAGTTGGGATTTTATGTTGCCATATTCTAAAAGTCTTTGATTCCCTTAATGTAAAGACAATTCTTGATATGTACATTTTGAAAAGATGGACAAGAGAGGCAAAAAGTGGATGTATCTTGGACAATAGGAGAATAAATGTGGAAGAGGATGTCACCTTGATTGCTACACAGCGGCATAGAAGATTATGTCCCAAGTTGGTTCAGTTAGCTTCTCAAGCAGCAGACAATGAAGTGGCATTGCTTTAA
- the LOC126707137 gene encoding protein FAR1-RELATED SEQUENCE 5-like: MEFDTLEDAWEFWLKNGRQMGFDVRKHYINKSKKDGKITSRGFVCAKQGIRSPKKEDMIRTHNRDDTRTNCPVKLYVSLVQETEKYKVTDFIEEHNHTLHPLETVYMMRSQWKISEVHAELIEFACSSRIKPKVAHELMSREASGRANLGFTELD; the protein is encoded by the coding sequence ATGGAATTCGATACATTAGAAGATGCATGGGAATTTTGGCTAAAAAATGGAAGGCAAATGGGCTTCGATGTTAGAAAACATTACATAAATAAAAGTAAGAAGGATGGAAAGATAACATCAAGGGGATTTGTATGTGCAAAGCAGGGCATTCGAAgtccaaaaaaagaagatatgatTCGCACTCATAACCGAGATGATACAAGGACTAATTGTCCTGTAAAGCTATATGTTTCATTAGTGCAAGAAACTGAGAAGTATAAAGTGACTGATTTTATTGAAGAACATAATCACACTCTTCATCCATTAGAAACAGTTTATATGATGAGATCTCAATGGAAAATCTCAGAAGTTCATGCAGAACTGATTGAGTTTGCATGCTCTTCTAGAATCAAGCCAAAAGTAGCACATGAGTTAATGAGTAGAGAGGCTAGTGGGAGAGCTAATCTTGGATTCACTGAGCTTGATTAG
- the LOC126706962 gene encoding pectinesterase isoform X1, producing MRMGLLVFFLVFGVLGLCALGLGGASISWDAMDDNQNYVKECGFTRYPSLCVETLTRLGSANQPVDIVLALVNKTISETKLTTSNFAKFSSQFEAQELAERAHYVTGGGYCEELMNMSLKWLEQSMSALKDSPEKNKHDIQTWLSAALTFQQACKDSADSLSLSEEYLNIVQNQISKKMDYLSQLGSNPLALVNRITKTGTGKSKKSITFPKWVFTRDRKLVEAKANVIVAKDGSGNYKTVSEAIKAASGKQFVIYVKSGVYKEKIHTKKDGITLIGDGKYSTIIVGDDCVAKGSSLAASATFTITGNGFIARDIGFHNTAGPQGEQALAVYVASDHSVFFRCSIAGYQDSLYALALRQFYRECDIYGTIDFIFGNAVAVFQSCNLILRRPQRGYYNVILANGRNDPGQNTGFSVQKCKIMVSSDFSAVKHSYNSYLGRPWREYSRAVIMESTLDDAIAPRGWIEWSGAESSTLKNLYFAEYSNVGPGAGLSKRVQWPGYHVIGADEAVKFTVSKFIAGTSWLPFTGIPFISGLD from the exons ATGAGGATGGGACTTCTAGTGTTTTTTCTAGTGTTTGGGGTGTTGGGATTATGTGCATTAGGTCTAGGAGGGGCTTCCATTTCATGGGATGCCATGGATGATaatcaaaattatgtaaagGAATGCGGCTTTACTAGATATCCTAGCCTCTGCGTTGAAACCTTGACCAGATTGGGCTCAGCCAATCAACCTGTTGACATTGTGTTGGCTCTTGTTAACAAGACCATCTCTGAGACGAAGCTGACCActtcaaattttgcaaaattcaGCTCCCAATTTGAAGCCCAAGAATTAGCTGAACGTGCCCATTATGTCACTGGTGGGG GCTATTGTGAAGAGCTCATGAACATGTCTCTCAAATGGCTTGAGCAGTCCATGTCAGCCCTAAAAGATTCTCCGGAGAAAAACAAGCATGACATTCAAACATGGCTAAGTGCTGCCTTGACTTTCCAACAAGCTTGTAAAGACTCAGCCGACAGCCTCAGTCTCTCCGAAGAGTACTTGAATATAGTTCAGAACCAGATATCTAAGAAGATGGATTATCTATCTCAATTGGGAAGTAATCCATTAGCTCTTGTCAACAGGATCACCAAAACTGGTACTGGTAAGTCAAAGAAGAGCATAACTTTTCCAAAGTGGGTATTTACTCGAGATAGAAAGCTCGTTGAGGCAAAGGCAAATGTCATAGTTGCCAAAGATGGTTCAGGCAACTATAAAACTGTGTCGGAAGCCATCAAAGCTGCTTCTGGGAAACAGTTTGTGATTTACGTGAAGTCAGGGGTTTATAAGGAGAAGATTCACACTAAGAAAGATGGCATTACCTTGATAGGAGACGGCAAATATTCCACTATTATAGTTGGCGACGATTGTGTTGCTAAAGGCTCTTCCCTGGCTGCCTCTGCCACATTCA CAATCACAGGTAACGGATTCATTGCTCGTGACATTGGATTTCATAACACAGCCGGTCCTCAAGGAGAACAAGCCCTGGCTGTGTATGTTGCTTCAGACCATTCAGTCTTCTTCAGGTGTAGCATTGCAGGCTACCAGGACAGTTTATATGCGCTTGCACTCCGTCAATTCTATAGAGAATGTGACATCTATGGCACCATAGACTTCATTTTTGGAAACGCTGTGGCTGTTTTTCAGAGCTGCAATTTAATACTTCGTAGACCACAACGTGGTTATTACAATGTGATCCTAGCAAATGGGAGGAATGACCCTGGTCAAAATACTGGCTTCTCGGTTCAAAAGTGTAAGATCATGGTGAGCTCAGATTTTTCTGCTGTCAAACATTCATACAATTCCTATCTAGGGAGGCCATGGAGGGAGTACTCTAGAGCAGTAATAATGGAATCAACCTTAGATGATGCTATAGCGCCTAGAGGTTGGATTGAATGGTCTGGAGCCGAAAGTTCTACCCTCAAGAATCTGTATTTTGCAGAGTACTCAAATGTAGGGCCTGGAGCTGGACTTTCCAAGAGGGTGCAGTGGCCTGGATATCATGTTATTGGAGCCGATGAAGCAGTCAAATTTACCGTCTCTAAGTTTATCGCTGGGACTTCATGGCTGCCTTTCACCGGCATACCTTTCATCTCCGGTCTGGACTGA
- the LOC126706962 gene encoding pectinesterase isoform X2, which produces MRMGLLVFFLVFGVLGLCALGLGGASISWDAMDDNQNYVKECGFTRYPSLCVETLTRLGSANQPVDIVLALVNKTISETKLTTSNFAKFSSQFEAQELAERAHYVTGYCEELMNMSLKWLEQSMSALKDSPEKNKHDIQTWLSAALTFQQACKDSADSLSLSEEYLNIVQNQISKKMDYLSQLGSNPLALVNRITKTGTGKSKKSITFPKWVFTRDRKLVEAKANVIVAKDGSGNYKTVSEAIKAASGKQFVIYVKSGVYKEKIHTKKDGITLIGDGKYSTIIVGDDCVAKGSSLAASATFTITGNGFIARDIGFHNTAGPQGEQALAVYVASDHSVFFRCSIAGYQDSLYALALRQFYRECDIYGTIDFIFGNAVAVFQSCNLILRRPQRGYYNVILANGRNDPGQNTGFSVQKCKIMVSSDFSAVKHSYNSYLGRPWREYSRAVIMESTLDDAIAPRGWIEWSGAESSTLKNLYFAEYSNVGPGAGLSKRVQWPGYHVIGADEAVKFTVSKFIAGTSWLPFTGIPFISGLD; this is translated from the exons ATGAGGATGGGACTTCTAGTGTTTTTTCTAGTGTTTGGGGTGTTGGGATTATGTGCATTAGGTCTAGGAGGGGCTTCCATTTCATGGGATGCCATGGATGATaatcaaaattatgtaaagGAATGCGGCTTTACTAGATATCCTAGCCTCTGCGTTGAAACCTTGACCAGATTGGGCTCAGCCAATCAACCTGTTGACATTGTGTTGGCTCTTGTTAACAAGACCATCTCTGAGACGAAGCTGACCActtcaaattttgcaaaattcaGCTCCCAATTTGAAGCCCAAGAATTAGCTGAACGTGCCCATTATGTCACTG GCTATTGTGAAGAGCTCATGAACATGTCTCTCAAATGGCTTGAGCAGTCCATGTCAGCCCTAAAAGATTCTCCGGAGAAAAACAAGCATGACATTCAAACATGGCTAAGTGCTGCCTTGACTTTCCAACAAGCTTGTAAAGACTCAGCCGACAGCCTCAGTCTCTCCGAAGAGTACTTGAATATAGTTCAGAACCAGATATCTAAGAAGATGGATTATCTATCTCAATTGGGAAGTAATCCATTAGCTCTTGTCAACAGGATCACCAAAACTGGTACTGGTAAGTCAAAGAAGAGCATAACTTTTCCAAAGTGGGTATTTACTCGAGATAGAAAGCTCGTTGAGGCAAAGGCAAATGTCATAGTTGCCAAAGATGGTTCAGGCAACTATAAAACTGTGTCGGAAGCCATCAAAGCTGCTTCTGGGAAACAGTTTGTGATTTACGTGAAGTCAGGGGTTTATAAGGAGAAGATTCACACTAAGAAAGATGGCATTACCTTGATAGGAGACGGCAAATATTCCACTATTATAGTTGGCGACGATTGTGTTGCTAAAGGCTCTTCCCTGGCTGCCTCTGCCACATTCA CAATCACAGGTAACGGATTCATTGCTCGTGACATTGGATTTCATAACACAGCCGGTCCTCAAGGAGAACAAGCCCTGGCTGTGTATGTTGCTTCAGACCATTCAGTCTTCTTCAGGTGTAGCATTGCAGGCTACCAGGACAGTTTATATGCGCTTGCACTCCGTCAATTCTATAGAGAATGTGACATCTATGGCACCATAGACTTCATTTTTGGAAACGCTGTGGCTGTTTTTCAGAGCTGCAATTTAATACTTCGTAGACCACAACGTGGTTATTACAATGTGATCCTAGCAAATGGGAGGAATGACCCTGGTCAAAATACTGGCTTCTCGGTTCAAAAGTGTAAGATCATGGTGAGCTCAGATTTTTCTGCTGTCAAACATTCATACAATTCCTATCTAGGGAGGCCATGGAGGGAGTACTCTAGAGCAGTAATAATGGAATCAACCTTAGATGATGCTATAGCGCCTAGAGGTTGGATTGAATGGTCTGGAGCCGAAAGTTCTACCCTCAAGAATCTGTATTTTGCAGAGTACTCAAATGTAGGGCCTGGAGCTGGACTTTCCAAGAGGGTGCAGTGGCCTGGATATCATGTTATTGGAGCCGATGAAGCAGTCAAATTTACCGTCTCTAAGTTTATCGCTGGGACTTCATGGCTGCCTTTCACCGGCATACCTTTCATCTCCGGTCTGGACTGA